From Hirundo rustica isolate bHirRus1 chromosome 1, bHirRus1.pri.v3, whole genome shotgun sequence, a single genomic window includes:
- the NKTR gene encoding NK-tumor recognition protein isoform X5: MANRGKHTNGSQFFITTKPAPHLDGVHVVFGLVISGFEVIEQIENLKTDTASRPYADVRVIDCGVLVTRSAKDALEKRKKVCSDSEASESSSSASSSSESSSESEAENDRSRRRKRKRRTKTKQSRKRRKEERKKEDPRCKRTSSQRRSLSDKSDVADKVDLSAKRDKPVVRPEEIPPVPENRFLLRRDVPVVNVEPEPKLLDAAPVLTDQKPSVSKSGRKIKGRGTIRYHTPPRSRSCSESDDEESSETPPHWKEEMQRLRTYRAPSGEKWSKGDKLSDPCTSRWDERSASRRSRSWSHNGYADLSAVRYSSHHKKHRKEKKKVKHKKKSKKQKHFKRHKQTKKKKTSASSDVESSHSFHRRTKSSCDRERKSRSSSLSSRRSSRRDWSKSDKEDQSLSSLSSRGSRSYYRSRSRSRSKSRSYSRRSSRSRSASKSSRSRSRSRSSSNPRQQKTVPNSPRNISARLNDTKLTKAAEPVRAVILPSDKVIVPPVVPENLPVIPLSDSPPPSRWKPGQKPWKPSYERIQEMKAKTTHLIPTQTNYNLVVVKEANATSSSYRKQERSSESDRSGYSKGRSDRSSESWQRSRSRSSRSRSYSRSYSRSRSPSSSRTKSPSSGRSPSPSKYRSDRSGYSESTSDYSLSDEDRHRNKRKSASSDPKARGLKLRQETSSESTLPYKHPKDYDESSQGLKESDSFSSSDFSSDSERSAKAKVVQEKEGRFPLEGDAEKQGKNNLSSERREEKAKGERDSDHSKKKAAKEKCSEQPRGGAKTKRKSYSGSKWDSESNSERGDAKHNRGDSRPSSGKEEGEATSGSDTELSVTKRIKKRSNSSEGFLGSDCTWKTSKQLSSSESESSCSSSADARGKSKKHKHGLKKTPKKSHSKKAKEKSKGKKEKKHKVQKRKEMFHWQPPLEFGEEEDDEISEKPVTKDDKKEKQLSRDIKDKKQVYEKDEIVTDKVGNGEKPCVNENLLDKNTTCGASPDRSNLNKEPIETSTSTGILNSGINVASCKSEIKQAEENNQNGLEDVIQRDDYMEICTPDRNSPGKVDVDVLSPVILAAKPLSADVKEELQVETPEQDAVKLGNNIRDFINIEEETGRQENNSAPVSGAKDCSLKSEICENIQSNMIDNKWKPLQGVGNLKPTTISTTTEVKNVASAPEPKPAGLRIEIKAKNKVRPGSLFDEVRKTARLNRRPRNQESSSEEESPSRDDNSPSRSLSRSRSKSESKSRHRTRSISYSHSRSRSRSSTYSYRSRSYSRSWSRGWYSSDRSRSRSSSYHSYKSRSRSYSRSRSRSSSYGHHSRSSRSYTYDSYYSRSRSRSKRSDSYRRSRSYDRRSRSYGSDSDSDRSYSNNRSPSESSRYS; encoded by the exons AACAACAAAACCCGCTCCTCATCTCGATGG TGTTCACGTTGTCTTTGGACTGGTTATCTCTGGGTTTGAAGTCATAGAACAGATAGAAAATCTCAAAACCGATACCGCGAGCAGGCCCTACGCAGACGTCCGAGTCATTGACTGCGGGGTGCTGGTCACCAGGTCAGCTAAGGATG CtttggagaagaggaagaaagtttGCTCTGACTCAGAAGCCTCAGAGTCCTCCTCCAGTGCATCCAGCTCTTCAGAATCCTCATCTGAGAGTGAGGCTGAGAatgacaggagcaggaggagaaagaggaaaagaagaactAAAACCAAACAGTCCAGGAAAcgaaggaaggaggaaaggaagaaagaggatcCAAGGTGCAAGCGAACCTCAAGCCAAAGACG CAGCCTTTCCGACAAGAGCGATGTTGCAGACAAAGTCGACCTTAGCGCAAAGCGGGACAAGCCCGTGGTACGTCCTGAAGAAATCCCCCCAGTGcctgaaaatagatttttgcTCAGAAGAGATGTGCCTGTTGTCAATGTAGAGCCTGAACC GAAGCTTCTTGATGCTGCACCAGTTCTGACTGACCAGAAACCATCTGTCTCTAAATCTGGACgaaaaattaaaggaagagGCACAATA CGCTATCACACCCCGCCGCGGTCCCGCTCCTGCTCCGAGTCCGACGATGAGGAGAGCAGCGAGACCCCTCCCCACTGGAAGGAGGAGATGCAGAGGCTGCGCACGTACCGAGCACCCAGCGGGGAGAAGTGGAGCAAAGGAGACAA GTTGAGTGACCCATGTACAAGCAGATGGGATGAGAGAAGTGCATCCAGGAGATCCAGGTCTTGGTCCCATAACGGTTATGCTGATCTAAGCGCCGTGAGATACTCCAGCCACCACAAGAAgcacaggaaagagaagaagaaggtgaagcataaaaagaaatctaaaaagcAGAAGCATTTCAAGAGGCACAAGCAAAcgaagaaaaagaaaacatcagctTCCTCAGATGTAGAATCCTCTCATTCCTTCCACAGGAGGACAAAATCATCTTGTGATCGTGAGAGGAAATCTCGTTCTTCCTCATTGTCTTCCAGGCGTTCATCCAGGAGAGACTGGTCTAAATCTGATAAGGAAGACCAGAGCTTGTCATCTCTATCAAGCAGAGGGTCTCGATCTTACTACAGGTCCAGATCCAGGTCTAGATCTAAATCAAGATCTTACTCCAGAAGAAGTTCTAGATCGAGATCAGCCTCCAAATCATCGCGATCTCGAAGTAGGTCACGATCGAGTTCTAACCCCAGGCAGCAAAAGACTGTTCCCAATTCTCCACGAAATATTTCAGCACGGTTAAATGACACTAAGTTGACCAAGGCTGCTGAGCCTGTCCGAGCAGTGATACTGCCCAGTGACAAGGTTATCGTGCCACCAGTTGTCCCAGAAAACCTCCCTGTCATTCCCTTAAGTGACAGTCCCCCACCTTCGAGGTGGAAACCTGGGCAGAAACCTTGGAAGCCATCGTATGAGCGAATTCAGGAGATGAAAGCTAAAACAACCCACTTAATTCCCACCCAGACTAATTACAATTTAGTGGTCGTTAAGGAGGCCAACGCTACTTCTTCCTCCTATCGcaagcaggagaggagctccGAGAGCGACCGGAGCGGTTATTCCAAAGGCCGCAGTGACAGGAGCTcagagagctggcagaggtCCAGGAGCAGGTCCTCTCGAAGCCGGTCGTACTCTAGATCTTACTCAAGGTCTAGAAGCCCATCAAGCTCGAGGACAAAATCTCCTTCTTCTGGCAGATCACCGTCCCCGAGTAAATACCGCAGTGACAGGTCAGGCTACAGCGAGTCCACGTCCGACTATTCCCTCAGCGATGAGGACAGgcacagaaacaaaaggaaatccGCATCCAGTGACCCCAAAGCTCGGGGCCTCAAACTGAGGCAGGAAACGAGTTCTGAAAGCACTTTGCCTTACAAGCATCCAAAGGACTATGACGAGTCTTCCCAAGGCTTGAAGGAGAGTGACAGCTTCTCATCCTCAGACTTCTCCTCCGACAGCGAGCGCTCTGCCAAAGCCAAAGTGGTCCAAGAAAAAGAAGGCCGCTTCCCATTAGAAGGGGATGCTGAGAAACAGGGTAAAAATAACTTAAGCTCTGAGAGACGGGAGGAGAAAGCCAAGGGTGAGCGGGATTCTGATCACTCTAAAAAGAAAGCAGCTAAGGAGAAATGCTCGGAGCAACCCAGAGGTGGTGCCAAGACGAAACGCAAATCTTACTCAGGTAGCAAATGGGACTCGGAGTCGAATTCCGAAAGAGGAGATGCAAAGCATAACAGGGGGGATTCCAGACCCTCCTCTGGGAAAGAGGAAGGTGAGGCCACCTCAGGGTCTGATACGGAGCTTAGTGTTACCAAAAGGATCAAAAAACGGTCCAATTCCTCAGAGGGCTTCTTGGGTTCTGACTGCACGTGGAAGACAAGCAAACAGTTGTCGTCTTCTGAATCTGAGAGTTCTTGTTCCAGCTCAGCAGACGCTCGAGGCAAgtcaaaaaaacacaaacatggGTTGAAAAAGACTCCTAAAAAATCACATTccaaaaaagcaaaggaaaaatcgaaaggcaaaaaggagaaaaaacacaaagtccagaaaagaaaagaaatgtttcattgGCAGCCCCCCCTTGAGTTCGGGGAAGAAGAGGACGATGAGATAAGTGAAAAGCCGGTTACCAAGgatgataaaaaagaaaagcagcttagCAGGGACATAAAGGATAAAAAACAAGTTTATGAAAAGGATGAAATAGTCACAGATAAAGTGGGAAATGGTGAAAAGCCATGTGTGAATGAAAACCTTTTAGATAAAAACACCACATGTGGGGCCTCGCCGGATCGCAGCAACCTTAATAAAGAGCCCATTGAAACAAGCACTTCAACCGGTATTTTAAACTCAGGAATAAACGTGGCTTCCTGCAAGAGTGAGATTAAacaagctgaagaaaataaccAGAATGGGCTGGAAGATGTTATTCAGAGAGATGACTACATGGAGATCTGTACTCCGGATCGTAACTCGCCAGGGAAGGTGGATGTGGATGTTTTGTCTCCTGTCATTCTCGCTGCTAAACCTTTAAGTGCTGATGTAAAAGAAGAGTTACAGGTTGAGACCCCAGAGCAAGATGCTGTCAAACTGGGAAACAACATAAGAGACTTTATTAATATTGAAGAAGAAACGGGAAGGCAAGAAAATAACTCTGCCCCTGTGTCTGGTGCTAAAGACTGTagtttaaaaagtgaaatttgtGAAAATATACAGAGCAATATGATAGACAATAAATGGAAGCCTTTGCAAGGTGTTGGTAACTTAAAACCAACAACAATTAGTACGACCACAGAAGTTAAAAACGTAGCATCAGCACCAGAGCCGAAACCAGCAGGTTTAAGaattgaaataaaagcaaaaaataaagtaaGGCCTGGGTCTCTTTTTGATGAAGTGAGGAAAACAGCCCGGCTAAATCGTCGGCCGAGGAACCAAGAAAGTTCCAGTGAGGAGGAATCTCCAAGCAGAGATGACAACAGCCCTTCCAGGAGTCTCAGCAGGTCACGGAGTAAATCTGAGTCTAAGTCCAGACACAGAACAAGGTCCATATCCTACAGTCACTCGAGAAGTCGATCCCGAAGTTCTACGTACTCATATAG GTCCAGGAGCTACTCGAGGAGCTGGAGCCGGGGCTGGTACAGCAGCGATCGCTCCAGGAGTCGCAGTAGCTCCTACCACAGTTACAAGAGCCGTAG TCGGAGCTATAGCAGGAGCCGGTCCAGGAGCAGTTCCTATGGTCACCACAGTCGATCCAG CAGGTCCTACACCTACGACAGTTACTACAGCAGGAGTCGGAGCAGGAGCAAGAGGAGCGACAGCTACCGGAGATCTCGGAGTTATGACCGGAGATCCAG GTCCTACGGCTCCGACAGCGACAGCGATCGCAGCTACTCCAACAACAGGAGCCCCAGTGAGAGCAGCAGATACAGCTGA
- the NKTR gene encoding NK-tumor recognition protein isoform X7 — MLQTKSTLAQSGTSPWKLLDAAPVLTDQKPSVSKSGRKIKGRGTIRYHTPPRSRSCSESDDEESSETPPHWKEEMQRLRTYRAPSGEKWSKGDKLSDPCTSRWDERSASRRSRSWSHNGYADLSAVRYSSHHKKHRKEKKKVKHKKKSKKQKHFKRHKQTKKKKTSASSDVESSHSFHRRTKSSCDRERKSRSSSLSSRRSSRRDWSKSDKEDQSLSSLSSRGSRSYYRSRSRSRSKSRSYSRRSSRSRSASKSSRSRSRSRSSSNPRQQKTVPNSPRNISARLNDTKLTKAAEPVRAVILPSDKVIVPPVVPENLPVIPLSDSPPPSRWKPGQKPWKPSYERIQEMKAKTTHLIPTQTNYNLVVVKEANATSSSYRKQERSSESDRSGYSKGRSDRSSESWQRSRSRSSRSRSYSRSYSRSRSPSSSRTKSPSSGRSPSPSKYRSDRSGYSESTSDYSLSDEDRHRNKRKSASSDPKARGLKLRQETSSESTLPYKHPKDYDESSQGLKESDSFSSSDFSSDSERSAKAKVVQEKEGRFPLEGDAEKQGKNNLSSERREEKAKGERDSDHSKKKAAKEKCSEQPRGGAKTKRKSYSGSKWDSESNSERGDAKHNRGDSRPSSGKEEGEATSGSDTELSVTKRIKKRSNSSEGFLGSDCTWKTSKQLSSSESESSCSSSADARGKSKKHKHGLKKTPKKSHSKKAKEKSKGKKEKKHKVQKRKEMFHWQPPLEFGEEEDDEISEKPVTKDDKKEKQLSRDIKDKKQVYEKDEIVTDKVGNGEKPCVNENLLDKNTTCGASPDRSNLNKEPIETSTSTGILNSGINVASCKSEIKQAEENNQNGLEDVIQRDDYMEICTPDRNSPGKVDVDVLSPVILAAKPLSADVKEELQVETPEQDAVKLGNNIRDFINIEEETGRQENNSAPVSGAKDCSLKSEICENIQSNMIDNKWKPLQGVGNLKPTTISTTTEVKNVASAPEPKPAGLRIEIKAKNKVRPGSLFDEVRKTARLNRRPRNQESSSEEESPSRDDNSPSRSLSRSRSKSESKSRHRTRSISYSHSRSRSRSSTYSYRSRSYSRSWSRGWYSSDRSRSRSSSYHSYKSRSRSYSRSRSRSSSYGHHSRSSRSYTYDSYYSRSRSRSKRSDSYRRSRSYDRRSRSYGSDSDSDRSYSNNRSPSESSRYS, encoded by the exons ATGTTGCAGACAAAGTCGACCTTAGCGCAAAGCGGGACAAGCCCGTG GAAGCTTCTTGATGCTGCACCAGTTCTGACTGACCAGAAACCATCTGTCTCTAAATCTGGACgaaaaattaaaggaagagGCACAATA CGCTATCACACCCCGCCGCGGTCCCGCTCCTGCTCCGAGTCCGACGATGAGGAGAGCAGCGAGACCCCTCCCCACTGGAAGGAGGAGATGCAGAGGCTGCGCACGTACCGAGCACCCAGCGGGGAGAAGTGGAGCAAAGGAGACAA GTTGAGTGACCCATGTACAAGCAGATGGGATGAGAGAAGTGCATCCAGGAGATCCAGGTCTTGGTCCCATAACGGTTATGCTGATCTAAGCGCCGTGAGATACTCCAGCCACCACAAGAAgcacaggaaagagaagaagaaggtgaagcataaaaagaaatctaaaaagcAGAAGCATTTCAAGAGGCACAAGCAAAcgaagaaaaagaaaacatcagctTCCTCAGATGTAGAATCCTCTCATTCCTTCCACAGGAGGACAAAATCATCTTGTGATCGTGAGAGGAAATCTCGTTCTTCCTCATTGTCTTCCAGGCGTTCATCCAGGAGAGACTGGTCTAAATCTGATAAGGAAGACCAGAGCTTGTCATCTCTATCAAGCAGAGGGTCTCGATCTTACTACAGGTCCAGATCCAGGTCTAGATCTAAATCAAGATCTTACTCCAGAAGAAGTTCTAGATCGAGATCAGCCTCCAAATCATCGCGATCTCGAAGTAGGTCACGATCGAGTTCTAACCCCAGGCAGCAAAAGACTGTTCCCAATTCTCCACGAAATATTTCAGCACGGTTAAATGACACTAAGTTGACCAAGGCTGCTGAGCCTGTCCGAGCAGTGATACTGCCCAGTGACAAGGTTATCGTGCCACCAGTTGTCCCAGAAAACCTCCCTGTCATTCCCTTAAGTGACAGTCCCCCACCTTCGAGGTGGAAACCTGGGCAGAAACCTTGGAAGCCATCGTATGAGCGAATTCAGGAGATGAAAGCTAAAACAACCCACTTAATTCCCACCCAGACTAATTACAATTTAGTGGTCGTTAAGGAGGCCAACGCTACTTCTTCCTCCTATCGcaagcaggagaggagctccGAGAGCGACCGGAGCGGTTATTCCAAAGGCCGCAGTGACAGGAGCTcagagagctggcagaggtCCAGGAGCAGGTCCTCTCGAAGCCGGTCGTACTCTAGATCTTACTCAAGGTCTAGAAGCCCATCAAGCTCGAGGACAAAATCTCCTTCTTCTGGCAGATCACCGTCCCCGAGTAAATACCGCAGTGACAGGTCAGGCTACAGCGAGTCCACGTCCGACTATTCCCTCAGCGATGAGGACAGgcacagaaacaaaaggaaatccGCATCCAGTGACCCCAAAGCTCGGGGCCTCAAACTGAGGCAGGAAACGAGTTCTGAAAGCACTTTGCCTTACAAGCATCCAAAGGACTATGACGAGTCTTCCCAAGGCTTGAAGGAGAGTGACAGCTTCTCATCCTCAGACTTCTCCTCCGACAGCGAGCGCTCTGCCAAAGCCAAAGTGGTCCAAGAAAAAGAAGGCCGCTTCCCATTAGAAGGGGATGCTGAGAAACAGGGTAAAAATAACTTAAGCTCTGAGAGACGGGAGGAGAAAGCCAAGGGTGAGCGGGATTCTGATCACTCTAAAAAGAAAGCAGCTAAGGAGAAATGCTCGGAGCAACCCAGAGGTGGTGCCAAGACGAAACGCAAATCTTACTCAGGTAGCAAATGGGACTCGGAGTCGAATTCCGAAAGAGGAGATGCAAAGCATAACAGGGGGGATTCCAGACCCTCCTCTGGGAAAGAGGAAGGTGAGGCCACCTCAGGGTCTGATACGGAGCTTAGTGTTACCAAAAGGATCAAAAAACGGTCCAATTCCTCAGAGGGCTTCTTGGGTTCTGACTGCACGTGGAAGACAAGCAAACAGTTGTCGTCTTCTGAATCTGAGAGTTCTTGTTCCAGCTCAGCAGACGCTCGAGGCAAgtcaaaaaaacacaaacatggGTTGAAAAAGACTCCTAAAAAATCACATTccaaaaaagcaaaggaaaaatcgaaaggcaaaaaggagaaaaaacacaaagtccagaaaagaaaagaaatgtttcattgGCAGCCCCCCCTTGAGTTCGGGGAAGAAGAGGACGATGAGATAAGTGAAAAGCCGGTTACCAAGgatgataaaaaagaaaagcagcttagCAGGGACATAAAGGATAAAAAACAAGTTTATGAAAAGGATGAAATAGTCACAGATAAAGTGGGAAATGGTGAAAAGCCATGTGTGAATGAAAACCTTTTAGATAAAAACACCACATGTGGGGCCTCGCCGGATCGCAGCAACCTTAATAAAGAGCCCATTGAAACAAGCACTTCAACCGGTATTTTAAACTCAGGAATAAACGTGGCTTCCTGCAAGAGTGAGATTAAacaagctgaagaaaataaccAGAATGGGCTGGAAGATGTTATTCAGAGAGATGACTACATGGAGATCTGTACTCCGGATCGTAACTCGCCAGGGAAGGTGGATGTGGATGTTTTGTCTCCTGTCATTCTCGCTGCTAAACCTTTAAGTGCTGATGTAAAAGAAGAGTTACAGGTTGAGACCCCAGAGCAAGATGCTGTCAAACTGGGAAACAACATAAGAGACTTTATTAATATTGAAGAAGAAACGGGAAGGCAAGAAAATAACTCTGCCCCTGTGTCTGGTGCTAAAGACTGTagtttaaaaagtgaaatttgtGAAAATATACAGAGCAATATGATAGACAATAAATGGAAGCCTTTGCAAGGTGTTGGTAACTTAAAACCAACAACAATTAGTACGACCACAGAAGTTAAAAACGTAGCATCAGCACCAGAGCCGAAACCAGCAGGTTTAAGaattgaaataaaagcaaaaaataaagtaaGGCCTGGGTCTCTTTTTGATGAAGTGAGGAAAACAGCCCGGCTAAATCGTCGGCCGAGGAACCAAGAAAGTTCCAGTGAGGAGGAATCTCCAAGCAGAGATGACAACAGCCCTTCCAGGAGTCTCAGCAGGTCACGGAGTAAATCTGAGTCTAAGTCCAGACACAGAACAAGGTCCATATCCTACAGTCACTCGAGAAGTCGATCCCGAAGTTCTACGTACTCATATAG GTCCAGGAGCTACTCGAGGAGCTGGAGCCGGGGCTGGTACAGCAGCGATCGCTCCAGGAGTCGCAGTAGCTCCTACCACAGTTACAAGAGCCGTAG TCGGAGCTATAGCAGGAGCCGGTCCAGGAGCAGTTCCTATGGTCACCACAGTCGATCCAG CAGGTCCTACACCTACGACAGTTACTACAGCAGGAGTCGGAGCAGGAGCAAGAGGAGCGACAGCTACCGGAGATCTCGGAGTTATGACCGGAGATCCAG GTCCTACGGCTCCGACAGCGACAGCGATCGCAGCTACTCCAACAACAGGAGCCCCAGTGAGAGCAGCAGATACAGCTGA
- the NKTR gene encoding NK-tumor recognition protein isoform X6 gives MQRLRTYRAPSGEKWSKGDKLSDPCTSRWDERSASRRSRSWSHNGYADLSAVRYSSHHKKHRKEKKKVKHKKKSKKQKHFKRHKQTKKKKTSASSDVESSHSFHRRTKSSCDRERKSRSSSLSSRRSSRRDWSKSDKEDQSLSSLSSRGSRSYYRSRSRSRSKSRSYSRRSSRSRSASKSSRSRSRSRSSSNPRQQKTVPNSPRNISARLNDTKLTKAAEPVRAVILPSDKVIVPPVVPENLPVIPLSDSPPPSRWKPGQKPWKPSYERIQEMKAKTTHLIPTQTNYNLVVVKEANATSSSYRKQERSSESDRSGYSKGRSDRSSESWQRSRSRSSRSRSYSRSYSRSRSPSSSRTKSPSSGRSPSPSKYRSDRSGYSESTSDYSLSDEDRHRNKRKSASSDPKARGLKLRQETSSESTLPYKHPKDYDESSQGLKESDSFSSSDFSSDSERSAKAKVVQEKEGRFPLEGDAEKQGKNNLSSERREEKAKGERDSDHSKKKAAKEKCSEQPRGGAKTKRKSYSGSKWDSESNSERGDAKHNRGDSRPSSGKEEGEATSGSDTELSVTKRIKKRSNSSEGFLGSDCTWKTSKQLSSSESESSCSSSADARGKSKKHKHGLKKTPKKSHSKKAKEKSKGKKEKKHKVQKRKEMFHWQPPLEFGEEEDDEISEKPVTKDDKKEKQLSRDIKDKKQVYEKDEIVTDKVGNGEKPCVNENLLDKNTTCGASPDRSNLNKEPIETSTSTGILNSGINVASCKSEIKQAEENNQNGLEDVIQRDDYMEICTPDRNSPGKVDVDVLSPVILAAKPLSADVKEELQVETPEQDAVKLGNNIRDFINIEEETGRQENNSAPVSGAKDCSLKSEICENIQSNMIDNKWKPLQGVGNLKPTTISTTTEVKNVASAPEPKPAGLRIEIKAKNKVRPGSLFDEVRKTARLNRRPRNQESSSEEESPSRDDNSPSRSLSRSRSKSESKSRHRTRSISYSHSRSRSRSSTYSYRSRSYSRSWSRGWYSSDRSRSRSSSYHSYKSRSRSYSRSRSRSSSYGHHSRSSRSYTYDSYYSRSRSRSKRSDSYRRSRSYDRRSRSYGSDSDSDRSYSNNRSPSESSRYS, from the exons ATGCAGAGGCTGCGCACGTACCGAGCACCCAGCGGGGAGAAGTGGAGCAAAGGAGACAA GTTGAGTGACCCATGTACAAGCAGATGGGATGAGAGAAGTGCATCCAGGAGATCCAGGTCTTGGTCCCATAACGGTTATGCTGATCTAAGCGCCGTGAGATACTCCAGCCACCACAAGAAgcacaggaaagagaagaagaaggtgaagcataaaaagaaatctaaaaagcAGAAGCATTTCAAGAGGCACAAGCAAAcgaagaaaaagaaaacatcagctTCCTCAGATGTAGAATCCTCTCATTCCTTCCACAGGAGGACAAAATCATCTTGTGATCGTGAGAGGAAATCTCGTTCTTCCTCATTGTCTTCCAGGCGTTCATCCAGGAGAGACTGGTCTAAATCTGATAAGGAAGACCAGAGCTTGTCATCTCTATCAAGCAGAGGGTCTCGATCTTACTACAGGTCCAGATCCAGGTCTAGATCTAAATCAAGATCTTACTCCAGAAGAAGTTCTAGATCGAGATCAGCCTCCAAATCATCGCGATCTCGAAGTAGGTCACGATCGAGTTCTAACCCCAGGCAGCAAAAGACTGTTCCCAATTCTCCACGAAATATTTCAGCACGGTTAAATGACACTAAGTTGACCAAGGCTGCTGAGCCTGTCCGAGCAGTGATACTGCCCAGTGACAAGGTTATCGTGCCACCAGTTGTCCCAGAAAACCTCCCTGTCATTCCCTTAAGTGACAGTCCCCCACCTTCGAGGTGGAAACCTGGGCAGAAACCTTGGAAGCCATCGTATGAGCGAATTCAGGAGATGAAAGCTAAAACAACCCACTTAATTCCCACCCAGACTAATTACAATTTAGTGGTCGTTAAGGAGGCCAACGCTACTTCTTCCTCCTATCGcaagcaggagaggagctccGAGAGCGACCGGAGCGGTTATTCCAAAGGCCGCAGTGACAGGAGCTcagagagctggcagaggtCCAGGAGCAGGTCCTCTCGAAGCCGGTCGTACTCTAGATCTTACTCAAGGTCTAGAAGCCCATCAAGCTCGAGGACAAAATCTCCTTCTTCTGGCAGATCACCGTCCCCGAGTAAATACCGCAGTGACAGGTCAGGCTACAGCGAGTCCACGTCCGACTATTCCCTCAGCGATGAGGACAGgcacagaaacaaaaggaaatccGCATCCAGTGACCCCAAAGCTCGGGGCCTCAAACTGAGGCAGGAAACGAGTTCTGAAAGCACTTTGCCTTACAAGCATCCAAAGGACTATGACGAGTCTTCCCAAGGCTTGAAGGAGAGTGACAGCTTCTCATCCTCAGACTTCTCCTCCGACAGCGAGCGCTCTGCCAAAGCCAAAGTGGTCCAAGAAAAAGAAGGCCGCTTCCCATTAGAAGGGGATGCTGAGAAACAGGGTAAAAATAACTTAAGCTCTGAGAGACGGGAGGAGAAAGCCAAGGGTGAGCGGGATTCTGATCACTCTAAAAAGAAAGCAGCTAAGGAGAAATGCTCGGAGCAACCCAGAGGTGGTGCCAAGACGAAACGCAAATCTTACTCAGGTAGCAAATGGGACTCGGAGTCGAATTCCGAAAGAGGAGATGCAAAGCATAACAGGGGGGATTCCAGACCCTCCTCTGGGAAAGAGGAAGGTGAGGCCACCTCAGGGTCTGATACGGAGCTTAGTGTTACCAAAAGGATCAAAAAACGGTCCAATTCCTCAGAGGGCTTCTTGGGTTCTGACTGCACGTGGAAGACAAGCAAACAGTTGTCGTCTTCTGAATCTGAGAGTTCTTGTTCCAGCTCAGCAGACGCTCGAGGCAAgtcaaaaaaacacaaacatggGTTGAAAAAGACTCCTAAAAAATCACATTccaaaaaagcaaaggaaaaatcgaaaggcaaaaaggagaaaaaacacaaagtccagaaaagaaaagaaatgtttcattgGCAGCCCCCCCTTGAGTTCGGGGAAGAAGAGGACGATGAGATAAGTGAAAAGCCGGTTACCAAGgatgataaaaaagaaaagcagcttagCAGGGACATAAAGGATAAAAAACAAGTTTATGAAAAGGATGAAATAGTCACAGATAAAGTGGGAAATGGTGAAAAGCCATGTGTGAATGAAAACCTTTTAGATAAAAACACCACATGTGGGGCCTCGCCGGATCGCAGCAACCTTAATAAAGAGCCCATTGAAACAAGCACTTCAACCGGTATTTTAAACTCAGGAATAAACGTGGCTTCCTGCAAGAGTGAGATTAAacaagctgaagaaaataaccAGAATGGGCTGGAAGATGTTATTCAGAGAGATGACTACATGGAGATCTGTACTCCGGATCGTAACTCGCCAGGGAAGGTGGATGTGGATGTTTTGTCTCCTGTCATTCTCGCTGCTAAACCTTTAAGTGCTGATGTAAAAGAAGAGTTACAGGTTGAGACCCCAGAGCAAGATGCTGTCAAACTGGGAAACAACATAAGAGACTTTATTAATATTGAAGAAGAAACGGGAAGGCAAGAAAATAACTCTGCCCCTGTGTCTGGTGCTAAAGACTGTagtttaaaaagtgaaatttgtGAAAATATACAGAGCAATATGATAGACAATAAATGGAAGCCTTTGCAAGGTGTTGGTAACTTAAAACCAACAACAATTAGTACGACCACAGAAGTTAAAAACGTAGCATCAGCACCAGAGCCGAAACCAGCAGGTTTAAGaattgaaataaaagcaaaaaataaagtaaGGCCTGGGTCTCTTTTTGATGAAGTGAGGAAAACAGCCCGGCTAAATCGTCGGCCGAGGAACCAAGAAAGTTCCAGTGAGGAGGAATCTCCAAGCAGAGATGACAACAGCCCTTCCAGGAGTCTCAGCAGGTCACGGAGTAAATCTGAGTCTAAGTCCAGACACAGAACAAGGTCCATATCCTACAGTCACTCGAGAAGTCGATCCCGAAGTTCTACGTACTCATATAG GTCCAGGAGCTACTCGAGGAGCTGGAGCCGGGGCTGGTACAGCAGCGATCGCTCCAGGAGTCGCAGTAGCTCCTACCACAGTTACAAGAGCCGTAG TCGGAGCTATAGCAGGAGCCGGTCCAGGAGCAGTTCCTATGGTCACCACAGTCGATCCAG CAGGTCCTACACCTACGACAGTTACTACAGCAGGAGTCGGAGCAGGAGCAAGAGGAGCGACAGCTACCGGAGATCTCGGAGTTATGACCGGAGATCCAG GTCCTACGGCTCCGACAGCGACAGCGATCGCAGCTACTCCAACAACAGGAGCCCCAGTGAGAGCAGCAGATACAGCTGA